Sequence from the Ooceraea biroi isolate clonal line C1 chromosome 2, Obir_v5.4, whole genome shotgun sequence genome:
AGATggtacccatacagcacgaaaacatttcagaaatatttcagaagtatttcatctgacagatgaaagcatctcataaacattgcaaaatgtttctgcaacagttatgagacaactccggaatagcaaaatgtccgcgacacttgcattcaaaaccttatagaaaggttgctgaaaggtatagatcaatctgcaacctttctgaaatattgccgaaagattattaaaatagctgaaatctttttgatatattactaaaggttaattgaaataatttttaaactttcttattatgatgttgcacacaaattacaaagctcttattaaaataaattgaaaatacttgagaaattatatttaaatttattatacgagtattcagaagattgcaaatactaaaaagttataataaaaattatatataaaatgtatttattatttttattgtacgtttttatttaatatttgcaatctaattaatataataaatatgcttaatgaaaaaaatacataatatatataagatgtatagatatacacatacatagctaaaccaagtattcaccaagtttccctttaaaaagcgtgaattgttggcacattgacaaagagccattcttatattatatattttcctttttcttcctccaaatagttggttaaaaggaaagaattatatagatatataattctctgttcaaccaacacttatatttgaaagaaaaaaaggatacgtgaagataatgcatttttttgtcaactggttagcttcactaaagattaaatacttggtctaggtatatatatatatatatatatatatatatatatatataattttactttttacaatattcacattttttcaaatttactgcatgtggtaggttttagaaacatttctgttgcaacatttcatatgacatattgcggaatcctttcagaaatgttgcatatgaaatgtgaaatcttgaaatgattttaaaaccttcctgaaagctttctgtattaatcggtgctgtatgggtaaaGACGCCCGCACGGAATGAGGGAGGTCCCAGGTTTGATTCCTGGCGTGGGGTGATATTTTTCGCAAGAGTTTTTTTGAGTAACATAGTTCCTCTTTGAGTAGTAGTCTTTGTTCTAACCAGAGGTTGAGTACACGCTTTGTATCGTTTTGTTAAAACAAGTATTCCTTTTGGTAGTACAGTACAatgttatacaataaataacacTGTCAAAACCAACAATAAAAgttctttaaaataaacaaaattttttggcatgcaattaataaaattgatccgaccatcagatattgccagtgtatcgcgatttaaaatatggatttaaatgtttttcccTCCCTTTAGCTAGAGTTTGTCTCCTCTACTGGAGGCATCTatctttgaaataatttaagcACGAGTATTATTTTCTATAGTCGGACACATTGTCAACAATTCACACTGGAGAACGACATTGTTCACAGTATATACGTCTGtgtattgtattatatgttatttgtGTATAGAAACGAGTGACGTCGCGCGGTGAGAGAGATAAAGTACAAGATTCCGATCTTTCTCACTTTATCCTCGGACACGATTTTGCAAAAGAGAATGCCGAACCTCGCCATTATTTAGACGGGACTAAACAATTGTTGATGTTGCGTAGACgtgataaattatgaaaatttaatatttgtaatactactatattgttatttacatACCTTCCTACCAAGCGGCaaaggatgaagagaaagCAAGACAGAAAATACGATATAAATAGGATCTAAGATAGAGGTTAGGTACTAATGTTCGCGAGGTGACAGAAAGGGTTGAGTTGAGTAAAAAGGTcctgtattattttatgaacAATGTagaattttgagatattattaaataaaaaaattgctaCTTCAGTAAatcttaatataaaagtaattcgAAAATCAACCGAATGCTACGATGTATCGATGTGCGATTTGCGATATATCGCGATTACTGCGATGTACAAGACGTCGAGTGTGCAGCATAGAAATTTGGTGGCCCTGGTTTGAGACGTCAATGGCTCGCGGTTGTTGTTCATGTTATTTGTAGTAgttttaagataataaaaggCAAGTGTCGCAACCGCGTAGAAGGGATCGTTCTGCAATTTTCGCGTCGGAATTTCGTTGCAATGGCTGAAAATCGGGACGCGGTACTGGCTGACTTTCAGGTAACCACCAGCTGACTTTGCAAAACTTCGCCCTCGCAACGCAAAATCATGTATTGCTAGGTTATGAATACGTTACGTGTGAATGACATTGACAATAATTGAGAGACAATTCGGACGTGGACAATAACTTTTACGTTGCGCCCGTTCTTCGCTAGGAATTGTCGGCAAGTTCCCGAGATTGGTCGAGTGATCGAACCGCGGTCACCCGTGTGTCGTATCGATGGTATAACAATTTGGGAAAATCGCCGAGACGTCTCGTTGATTCCTTTGTTATGCTCCGTCCCCCGTTTATGCCTTTGTTTTGAAATTCGAGAAATTCCTAGCTCGCGATCATCAGTGTCATCAGTGACGCGTCCGGATACATTAAACATCCTTTCGATTTTCGATCCGTTTCTCCCGATTCTGTAACTTGCTTgtcgataataattttcggTGTCGTTAACCAGCGACAACCCTGGCAAGTTTTTGGGTTGAATTGTGAAGGCGCTGCTCAACTTCGTACTTACTTACAGGCTTGCACTGGAATCGATGATTTCGGGGAGGCTATCCTATATTTGGAAGAGACGAATTGGGACCTATTGGTAATTATTAACGCGATAAATTCGCAATTTTGACAATCCTCTTCGGTTCATTTAATAATGCATCTACTTATATACTCAGGCTGCAATAAATAAAGCCATGCCCCGCGGTACGCAACAGTTACCCTCTGAAATGGCTCCGGATATAGAAATGATAGAGGAAATTAAAGCGACTCCACGCTCCGCCTCGTCATCGAAGATACAAACGCCCCAAAGTTCGAGAAAGATAGCAATAAAAGCGGCCGATGCGACGAGTGCGGAGAGTGCGAAGCCAGGAACGAGTAGACCTAAGAGTTGCATGAGGAACAGAACACTTACATTCCACATTAATTACTTAGATAATGTTCACAAGATAAATCTGTCCGAGTTATCTACTTTGAGTAAGTCGACGGGCTGTTGGCCGTCCGCCACCGCGGTTTAACATTAGAGCTCGACATCTGGCGAAGCACACCCGGCGGTAGAAATATGGAAATGCATTTTGCAGGGGATCTTAAGCAATTTATATGGCACAAAACGAGCGTGGCGCCGTGTCAGCAGCACCTGCGAGGATGGAAGAAGGAACCCCAAGGCTTGCACACGACGCTGCAGACGCTGGACCTGCCTAGAGAAAACACGCTGTACCTGTCGTCGTTCTCGCAGGACGGCGATCTCGCCCACGAGACGTAAGCGAAACTTTATTTTGCTCCGATGCTATTCTGATTCTGCGATTGTTGTCGTTGTTGCAAACAAATCTGTACAGCAAACCTAACGTTTCCCGTTCAAGCGTGAGCGTCTCAGGTCGCATGACTCAGACTTACACGTTGAATGTAAAAGACGAAGTACATAACGAAACGTACAAGCTGAAGTTCCCCGGTACACGCACCGTGTTAGAAGTAAAGACGGACGTTTACTCGCTAACAGATGTGCCGGTGCGAAATCAGCAGTGGAAGGGCTGGCCTAGTTCGCTAAAGGACGATAACGTAGTACTGGCACAGAGCGGGATTTGTTATCCGGAGCACGATCTGTCGGTCGGAATGCTTCCCgcgaaggaggagaagaaggtaGGGCTCGCTCGAGCCGGGAGCTCGAGTTCCCCCGTGAACGCAGCAGAATTTCTAACACCCGTGTCATTTCAGAAGGTTGTAGATTTAATTGACAGCGATAGTTCTATAGATGAGCCGGAGGACGCGGAGGAGTTCGAGGACGCGTCCGAACCGTTTAACGTCGAGGACGATATTTTCATAGACGATGTCAAGTCTACTAAAGTCGAACGTCTCAGTGAGTATTGCCGGAGAGGCATGGAgaggctgctgctgctgcttttgcagaatttttatatataaaaatgtgatattatttttggtgtaatatttttttcgtgaaTACAGTGCCGGAAAACGTAGTGGATGAGATAATGGGCACGCTACACTTCGCGGAACAATTCGAGAAGCGATACGGCCCGGCGCATCCGGAATTCTTCGCCGGTACGTTCGAGGACGCTTTAAAGGAATCGTGTCTGAAACCGGCGAAAGAGGTTCGTCTCGCGCTCTCGGCGATGTCgcggaaatattataattgaaagtaaaaacaagtcattaaaaatatgtgcaCTTTTTCTTACATTGTTACAGAGAAAATTATTGGCTGTATATTTGCATCACGATAACAGCGTGTTGGCAAACGTGTTTTGCACGCAGTTACTAGGCTTCGAGACGGTGCTGCAACTTTTATCGGCGAATTTTATAGTATGGGGTTGGGACATCACGTACGAATCTAATAAAGAAAGGTACAGCTCGTgcgaataatataatgaaataaaataaaattatataataaaatttcgttgACAAATCAGGAGAAATCGGAATTTAACGCGGACGAGATTTATGCAAACTTGGAATATGGAGAcgtctataattattatattttaattattataaataattcaatgatATAATTTCAAGCTCAGAACTACAATTTCAAACTTAGATCTGATTCGGATCGTTTTGAGATTATAAttgtgaatatttatattacatgccAATTGGAATCTTTGAAAGTATGACACAAAGAAAATCTTAACTCCAATATTTAAATGTGTATCGATACGAAAGCTCGGCTAGattcgttttaattataaacgtTTGCCTTACCAGATTTCTATATTCCGTAACCCAAACCCTTGGTACCGTCGGTTCACTGGCTATATCGGGCATAGACGTTGACACCTTGCCGGTCCTCATGATCATCATGAGATCTAGATCCAACACGGAGATATTTACGATCGTGCACGGCAATGTCGGGGTCAACGAATTACTAACAAATTTGGTACAAGCCGTAGACATATTTCAGGTAGGACACTTGTTTTACACACCTAactttcatatattatttagacattattattattttttttttgttcaatACAGGAACAGAGACGAGCTGATATTGGTGTCGAGGAAGAACGACAAGCTAGAGAAAGAGTCAAACAGGAACAAGATAGAGCGTATCAAGAAAGTTTAGCTGCCGATaggtaaaatttatttatttatttatttatgtccaataatgcaatacaatttataatttaatgtttttttttagagCGAAGGAGGAAGCGAAACAGATGCAAGAGGAGCTCGAGAAGAAGCAGAAGGAGCAAGCGGAGAACGAGAGGCTAGCCGAGGAGGCGAGGAAAGAGGCCCACCGGCAGGCTGTAGAATCTAGTTTACCACCCGAGCCGCAGCAGGGGGCGGGCGACGGTGTGATGAAGGTGAGAGTGCGGCTTCCGGCTGGGAAATTCCTGGAACGTAAATTCCAACCGGACACGCCGCTCCAGACGCTCTTCAATTTTCTCATTGTCGAGGGCTACCCCACGGAAGAATACAAACTGCTGTCCAGCTGGCCTCGAAGGGATGTAAGTAGATGATGTAAGCATTTAAGTTCTCATTACGTAGATGTCTACTTACGTGTTCCTCGTATCTTTTTCTCTatgcgaaaaaaaaaaact
This genomic interval carries:
- the LOC105278158 gene encoding FAS-associated factor 1 isoform X4, coding for MAENRDAVLADFQACTGIDDFGEAILYLEETNWDLLAAINKAMPRGTQQLPSEMAPDIEMIEEIKATPRSASSSKIQTPQSSRKIAIKAADATSAESAKPGTSRPKSCMRNRTLTFHINYLDNVHKINLSELSTLRDLKQFIWHKTSVAPCQQHLRGWKKEPQGLHTTLQTLDLPRENTLYLSSFSQDGDLAHETKPNVSRSSVSVSGRMTQTYTLNVKDEVHNETYKLKFPGTRTVLEVKTDVYSLTDVPVRNQQWKGWPSSLKDDNVVLAQSGICYPEHDLSVGMLPAKEEKKKVVDLIDSDSSIDEPEDAEEFEDASEPFNVEDDIFIDDVKSTKVERLMPENVVDEIMGTLHFAEQFEKRYGPAHPEFFAGTFEDALKESCLKPAKERKLLAVYLHHDNSVLANVFCTQLLGFETVLQLLSANFIVWGWDITYESNKERFLYSVTQTLGTVGSLAISGIDVDTLPVLMIIMRSRSNTEIFTIVHGNVGVNELLTNLVQAVDIFQEQRRADIGVEEERQARERVKQEQDRAYQESLAADRAKEEAKQMQEELEKKQKEQAENERLAEEARKEAHRQAVESSLPPEPQQGAGDGVMKVRVRLPAGKFLERKFQPDTPLQTLFNFLIVEGYPTEEYKLLSSWPRRDVSR
- the LOC105278158 gene encoding FAS-associated factor 1 isoform X1, whose translation is MAENRDAVLADFQACTGIDDFGEAILYLEETNWDLLAAINKAMPRGTQQLPSEMAPDIEMIEEIKATPRSASSSKIQTPQSSRKIAIKAADATSAESAKPGTSRPKSCMRNRTLTFHINYLDNVHKINLSELSTLRDLKQFIWHKTSVAPCQQHLRGWKKEPQGLHTTLQTLDLPRENTLYLSSFSQDGDLAHETKPNVSRSSVSVSGRMTQTYTLNVKDEVHNETYKLKFPGTRTVLEVKTDVYSLTDVPVRNQQWKGWPSSLKDDNVVLAQSGICYPEHDLSVGMLPAKEEKKKVVDLIDSDSSIDEPEDAEEFEDASEPFNVEDDIFIDDVKSTKVERLMPENVVDEIMGTLHFAEQFEKRYGPAHPEFFAGTFEDALKESCLKPAKERKLLAVYLHHDNSVLANVFCTQLLGFETVLQLLSANFIVWGWDITYESNKERFLYSVTQTLGTVGSLAISGIDVDTLPVLMIIMRSRSNTEIFTIVHGNVGVNELLTNLVQAVDIFQEQRRADIGVEEERQARERVKQEQDRAYQESLAADRAKEEAKQMQEELEKKQKEQAENERLAEEARKEAHRQAVESSLPPEPQQGAGDGVMKVRVRLPAGKFLERKFQPDTPLQTLFNFLIVEGYPTEEYKLLSSWPRRDLTSMDSKLTLMELKFCPQETVILEER
- the LOC105278158 gene encoding FAS-associated factor 1 isoform X3, which produces MAENRDAVLADFQACTGIDDFGEAILYLEETNWDLLAAINKAMPRGTQQLPSEMAPDIEMIEEIKATPRSASSSKIQTPQSSRKIAIKAADATSAESAKPGTSRPKSCMRNRTLTFHINYLDNVHKINLSELSTLRDLKQFIWHKTSVAPCQQHLRGWKKEPQGLHTTLQTLDLPRENTLYLSSFSQDGDLAHETVSVSGRMTQTYTLNVKDEVHNETYKLKFPGTRTVLEVKTDVYSLTDVPVRNQQWKGWPSSLKDDNVVLAQSGICYPEHDLSVGMLPAKEEKKKVVDLIDSDSSIDEPEDAEEFEDASEPFNVEDDIFIDDVKSTKVERLMPENVVDEIMGTLHFAEQFEKRYGPAHPEFFAGTFEDALKESCLKPAKERKLLAVYLHHDNSVLANVFCTQLLGFETVLQLLSANFIVWGWDITYESNKERFLYSVTQTLGTVGSLAISGIDVDTLPVLMIIMRSRSNTEIFTIVHGNVGVNELLTNLVQAVDIFQEQRRADIGVEEERQARERVKQEQDRAYQESLAADRAKEEAKQMQEELEKKQKEQAENERLAEEARKEAHRQAVESSLPPEPQQGAGDGVMKVRVRLPAGKFLERKFQPDTPLQTLFNFLIVEGYPTEEYKLLSSWPRRDLTSMDSKLTLMELKFCPQETVILEER
- the LOC105278158 gene encoding FAS-associated factor 1 isoform X2, coding for MAENRDAVLADFQACTGIDDFGEAILYLEETNWDLLAAINKAMPRGTQQLPSEMAPDIEMIEEIKATPRSASSSKIQTPQSSRKIAIKAADATSAESAKPGTSRPKSCMRNRTLTFHINYLDNVHKINLSELSTLRDLKQFIWHKTSVAPCQQHLRGWKKEPQGLHTTLQTLDLPRENTLYLSSFSQDGDLAHETKPNVSRSSVSVSGRMTQTYTLNVKDEVHNETYKLKFPGTRTVLEVKTDVYSLTDVPVRNQQWKGWPSSLKDDNVVLAQSGICYPEHDLSVGMLPAKEEKKVVDLIDSDSSIDEPEDAEEFEDASEPFNVEDDIFIDDVKSTKVERLMPENVVDEIMGTLHFAEQFEKRYGPAHPEFFAGTFEDALKESCLKPAKERKLLAVYLHHDNSVLANVFCTQLLGFETVLQLLSANFIVWGWDITYESNKERFLYSVTQTLGTVGSLAISGIDVDTLPVLMIIMRSRSNTEIFTIVHGNVGVNELLTNLVQAVDIFQEQRRADIGVEEERQARERVKQEQDRAYQESLAADRAKEEAKQMQEELEKKQKEQAENERLAEEARKEAHRQAVESSLPPEPQQGAGDGVMKVRVRLPAGKFLERKFQPDTPLQTLFNFLIVEGYPTEEYKLLSSWPRRDLTSMDSKLTLMELKFCPQETVILEER